A region of the Candidatus Binataceae bacterium genome:
CATATCCGCCTTAGCGGCCAGCGCATGCAGTGCTCGACTCACCTAGCACTTTCGTCTCGGCTTCGTCTAGCCCTTTGAACTATCGGAGGCTCACTCCAGCCGAAAGGCTCCCATCCTAACCCTTCCTGCGCGAACGTCGCCGGCAAGGGACACGAAAGCTTCACGATTTACCTCGCCGCAGCGTGACGGCCAGTGACTGGTTGCCAGCACACGTCAGCGCTCGTGACGCCTTCTTCTCCTTGGAAAGAAAAGGGGCAGGGGGAGGTTCCGACTTTGAATCAGCGCTCAAACTGCCGAATGAAGCCGCGCAGCGATTTCTAGCCCGCAGATTCTCAAAAGGAAAAGGGGCGAGGCAGCATCGGCCGCCCCGCCCCTTTAGTTAATCAACCTTACCCCGACTTTAAATCAGGGAGAAGTTGTACTGGAAGGTGAAGATCAACATCGAGTACCCCTTGAACGCGCCACCGTCGCGGCCCGCCTGGTTGGTACCCATGATCTCGATCCACTTCACGTTCATGAAGTACTTGTTGGTCCACGGCGGCGTCAAGGTGATGTTCGGGAAGAGTAGCCAGGTGTTACCGTCGGGGTTCCAAGACATGGTCCAAGTCGGAGCGATCGCGCCCCACCACCAGCTATCCGCGATGTTGACCGAAGCGCCGATATCGTTGTGGTAGATCCGCTGCAAGCTGGGATTGTAGATCATGTTGTGGCTATAGCTGAGAATCGTGGTGCCGTCGATTTCGTAGTTCATCGTCAGCGCCCCGGTCTCGCTGGCCCAAGGAGCATAGGCGGAGTCAAGGTCCAGTCCCAGGATCCAGTATACCGTGTCCGAATAGGTGATGCCGTCAGGCGCACCCACTCCAGTGTTCCAGTTGGTGAAATAGGTGCCTGGAATAGCTAGCGTGTCGTACGGCTCGTGGTTCTTGTACATCGCTTCGAAGCGGATTACGAAGGGCAGCGTCGACAGTTGTCCCGGCAGATAGATGGGCTTGTTGTCGGTCATCCCGGCGCCCTGATACTGTTCGAAGATGCTGTTGATCCGCTGCTGATAGACATGCCCCGGAACGGTCACGGCGTACTGATTGGTCAGCTGGTAGACCGAACCAAGCTCGTGTCCCCATGCGTACACCGCCGTGATCTCGTTGTCGTAAACCAGGGTGTGCAGCCGAATGAAAACCTGGCTGTTACCCCAAGTGGCATTCGGAATCTTGATATATGGCTGCGTATTGGGCGTATACATCCCAGGACCGCCCGGAGCAAAGGTCGAACCCACGGGGCCGTCCTGGAAACGCACCAGCGGCCATGAACTGGCTAAGGTACCGCGCGGCCCGGTCGGGCTGCCTTGCGGGCCCACCAGCGTGCGAGGATCCGAACGCGGCGAGAAGCGGCCACCCTCGGGATTTTGCGCGCCCAGATTTACGCGGCCCGCGATTGCGTCGAGGCCGTCGTACTGGTCGTTGGCATAATCGACGTGGTTATACATGTAGTCGAAGCCAGGCGCGTAAACCAACTCCACGAAGTTCGCGGCGAACGGCCCAATCTGGGGCAGATTGAGCACCGGATGGACCATCCAGATCGGGGTGCGCGAGTCTTCCAAGTTGGCAAAGCCGAAGGCGTAGCTGGTATCAACCGGGTTGACGACATCGGTGGCGCGGAAGGCGACCGACTCGCCCCAGACCACCAACTGGCGGCCGATGAACAACTGCAGCGGGCCCTGGCGATGCTTCCAGAAGAATTCGCGCGGTACTTCGTAGTCGTTGTAGAAATCGGAGTTACAAGCACCGGTTGGACGAGCAGGGACAGTGTGTTGGCCGATCGTGTGGATGGGAAAGGCACCTTCGACGCAGTTCAGCGACTCGGCCGGGTAAGGCGGCTCGTAAACGCCCCACAGACGCAGGAAGAGCTGATCATTTTCAGTTGGATTGTCGTTGATATCAAGCTGGACCCAACTGCGCTGGGTAGCCAGCGAGTTTTTGGACTTGCGCCACTCAACCGCCTCGGAATCGATAAACGGGCCGGACTGATCCTGCAGGAAGCCCGTAACCGACAAAGTGCGCAGCGCCGCCGGTTCGTTGGCATTCGCAGTCCCCGCTCCGCCCACCATGCTCTGGGCCCGTGAGAGGCCGGGAGACACTGCCACCATCGCCAGCGCCGCTAGCGCCGTCAGCGCCAGCGGCATCCGCCATTCCAA
Encoded here:
- a CDS encoding DUF1302 family protein — translated: MRNRLEWRMPLALTALAALAMVAVSPGLSRAQSMVGGAGTANANEPAALRTLSVTGFLQDQSGPFIDSEAVEWRKSKNSLATQRSWVQLDINDNPTENDQLFLRLWGVYEPPYPAESLNCVEGAFPIHTIGQHTVPARPTGACNSDFYNDYEVPREFFWKHRQGPLQLFIGRQLVVWGESVAFRATDVVNPVDTSYAFGFANLEDSRTPIWMVHPVLNLPQIGPFAANFVELVYAPGFDYMYNHVDYANDQYDGLDAIAGRVNLGAQNPEGGRFSPRSDPRTLVGPQGSPTGPRGTLASSWPLVRFQDGPVGSTFAPGGPGMYTPNTQPYIKIPNATWGNSQVFIRLHTLVYDNEITAVYAWGHELGSVYQLTNQYAVTVPGHVYQQRINSIFEQYQGAGMTDNKPIYLPGQLSTLPFVIRFEAMYKNHEPYDTLAIPGTYFTNWNTGVGAPDGITYSDTVYWILGLDLDSAYAPWASETGALTMNYEIDGTTILSYSHNMIYNPSLQRIYHNDIGASVNIADSWWWGAIAPTWTMSWNPDGNTWLLFPNITLTPPWTNKYFMNVKWIEIMGTNQAGRDGGAFKGYSMLIFTFQYNFSLI